The genomic region CTCAGGCGCGTGGCTCCCTGCATTCCTGGGAGGATCGCAAGACTGGCCTGCCCTCCCATCCCTGCAGCCTCTATTTCCCCCGCTGAGTCAGGGAGGGACACAAAACCAAACCACCCAAACCAGGACCAACTGAAAGGGAGCAAAAACACCGCGCTTCCGAGACCGGCTTTTCACTTATTTGCCCTTGGAAGAAAGAACATCCCAGTCTCTGGTTGCTTCTATCAAATGCCGCTGGCCGTGACTCATCCACTCTTCCTGGTCCTCGTAGAGCCGCCCACAAAACCAGCACTTAAATATACACTGCGATGAGTCATCAGGCAAGGAATCCACCACCTGGTAGTTGTTTTTATGAACcttcttcagtttcattttcagcatcatttgCCTTTTGATCTGATTGGCTTCCTCCGCGTTCTGGTAGGTCAGTCGGACGTGGTGCCGCCTCATGCCTAACTGACACCTAGTCCTCTCTGACAACACCACCTTGAGGACGTTGCCTTTGTACTTGTTGATTACCTTCATCACGTTGGACACCTCCGGTGAGTCGACGTCAGGATGGTTTAACACAATGACGGGCTGGTTCCGACGGGGGCATTTGATCAACTGGTCTGGTTTAGCTGCAATCAGTCGAAGCTGTCTTGCAACCTGAAAGATGGAAGGATCCCTGAAACAGCGGCTGGGGTCAGTCtggattttgcttttcttcttagaTGAGCTGATTTGTCTGGGTTTACCTTTACTGATGGGAAGACTTCTGGGAAACAGTTTCGCTTGCTTGCTCATTTCACTGCTTCCTTGCGGGCCATGCAGGGGTCCGGGTTTTTTGGGCACAGTGCTGCAGTGGGCACTCTCTTTTCGTGATTTAGGCCGAAAAGACAGATCATGATTTGGGGACATATCTATGGGTCCACTTTCACTAGTCAAAAACTGTACGTCCGGGTCTGTCCGTTTCATTGGGCAGAGCGGAATGGGCTTTATTAACTGTGTCTCACTGCATGGGATATTGACAGGTGCTTCGCAGGTCGCCTCTATAATGTGGGAATCCTCAGAGGAATTAAGAACCCTCAACACGGCCCCCTTGGGGATCAACACTggagtagccacatgtggcttcTTGGTCACTCTGCTTTCGGTTTTCCCGCTGCTGCCTTCGACAAGCTTTGGATACGCCTGCTGGTGCCCGAGCTGCCCACTGACGCCACCAGCGTCCTGAGGTCTGGGGAGCATGCCCGTGGAACAGCCAGCACTGCTGAAGGACACGTTAATTTCCTGGATGCATTCAGGCGTGGCTTTTGAAGTGACCTTAGACGCCTTCCCTACAGGATGTCGATGGGCGCCAtttgcagccagagatgaagGCTTGCCACAGGATTCGATTAACTGGGCTATCTTTCTGCGCAAGAGTTCAATTGACTTTATTTTGGATGTTGAACTATTCCACCTGACGCCCTCAGGGACGTTTTCAGATCCAGAGCTCAGAGAAAAGACTGAGGAGATGACCGGGCCATCGAAGGAGTCATTAGTCTGGTCGGGATTCTTTAATTCCAGTGGTTTATCCCCAGACTGCTGGGCTCTGACTCTGTCTTCTCCCATTATGTTGATGTGTAAATACTCACTTCTGTGTTGAGAGGAAGCCTGGCCTGTGTTTGAAACTGCCTTATGCTCCTGTGTCTGGCTGTCTTGCAGCTTCCTGGGAGGGGCAACTGTTCTTGCAGGAAGGCTGATCTCATTCCTAGAGCCCACATCATTCTGACATAGGGGCAGTGAGTCCGtttctccagagaaggaaatggctgcagGCGGTGCAGACACGGGAAATAACTGCTGCGAGTCACTGGGTAAGTTTCTTCTGTCTTCAGTAAAAGAAAGGGCAGTTTTATATGGAAAAGAGTTCGATGAAGTTCCAAGACCACGTAAAACACTGTTTTTCACTAGAGATAATGGAGAATGGCCTTTGAAGGCAATGGAAGGCAGAGCAGCTCTATGGGGATACGGGTAACCTTTTCTCTGCAAACTCTCAACTCTCCCCGGGTTGAGCAGGGATTCTCCGCTGCTGTGACGGCCAGAATTTGGCATGAAAAAATCGTAAGACCTCACccatttcacatttttaagttgCTTCTGAACTGATGACTGTAGACTACTGATGCCTCCAAGTTTTCCGATATTCCCTTCGATCGCGAGGGACTGCATGGGCTCTGCGGAAGCCATTCTCTCCTGCTCGCTTGCACCCCTCTCTTTAGACCCACGTTCAGAACTACCTCCATCGCCTCCACTGGCATCGAGGCAGTTGGTTTCTTCCAGGGGAAACAGTTTGAGCACGAGCTGCTGCGTTCCGTTGACAACCTTCACGTCCATCAGCTGGGCTAGACAGTTGGCGGGGACGACGAGCTCGGCTGGCGCCACCACCGTTAACGGCATCCCCGGCTGCACGGGCTCTTTCGAGGGGGACAAGACCTCCACCTCCACACTTCTGTTCCCCAGCAGGCTGAGCTCAGTGGGCTCTGACAGGGCCCCTTTGTGTGGGATGCACACCACGTCTTTCTGGTACTCTTTGGATTCAGGTAACAATGTGATGCTGTGCGTCCTGTCTTTACTTGCGTGGAGGGAAAACCTTGAGAGCTGATCTGACAACTTATTTTGAAATGTGGTCCTGGGACTGGAAGCTTTTGAAAGCTCTGGGTTTTGCTTGGAGGCGCTGATCCTTTTTGGCTCCAGCCTGGCAGCGGCTTTGGGCAGCCGTTTGGCCCCTGCCTTCTCGTGGACTCTCCTCCTGTGTTTGACGATGTAGTCGTTTCTGATAGCACCATAGTCACAGTACTCACATCGGTAAGGGAAAACGCCTGTGTGCTTCACCAGGTGCCTCTGAAACTCCCCTTTCGTGTAGGAAATGCAGCCGCAGTGGGAGCAGACGAACTTAATCTCTTCGTGCTGAAGTGTGTGCTTTTTGTACTGCAGGGGGTCCTTTGTGGAAAATCGACATTTGTCACAATAGTATTTGCCTGGCTTGAAGTTCCTTACCTTAAACTTGTGATTGACAGAACTTGAGACGGCTTCTGGTTTATTTCCTACTTGAGTAGCACTGCGACTGTTGTTCACAAAGTGGAAATGGGGAGCGGCCGCGCCAAGGCTGCATTTGAAGCAAACGTATTTGTCCTCCTTCTGGCTCTGTCCAGTGCCCTTTTTCAGATCCTGAAGTGGGACCTCGTGCACACTCTTGCACTTTACACACGTAGCGACAGTCATGGCGGCAGCCTCTGCCTCGGAGCCTTGATACAGAAGAGTCTGAGTGTCTGGTCTATCTGGTCGAGTCCCTCGATGAGCATTAGGCTGTTTGGGTGACATGGTCAAGGCATTGCGTCCGTCACCAACTTGTGTGCTACAGAGCTGCTGTCCAATGTCCTTCATCTCTTCATCTGCATTTCTAAAAAGCCCGCTGAAATCCAGGAAGACTTCATACGATAAAATCCTTAGGAAGCATCTTTGGTACACTTTGTGGCAGCGTACCTAGGAGCATACTTAATTATCTTTCTTCATAAAGCAGGCCAGGATCCTCAAACGTGACTGCTTCCAATTCTCTGATATTCCAGGCAACACTAAGgggaaaataaatcataaagcaTGATTAATGCATGAACTTAATGTTTAGCTTAGCTAACATGTTTCCAGACTTACCCTCTACTTCAATGACCTTGGGAATTTTATGCTAAATCTTCACCTATTATCTTGGTGCACATGTTGATAGTAACACATAGTACAaagaagtgaagtcaaagtcactcagtcgtgtccgactctttgctaccctatacagtccatgggattctccaggctagaatactggagtgggtagccgttcccttctccagggcatcttcccaacccagggatggaacccaggtctcccacattgtaggcggattctttaccagctgagccaccggggaagccctggtaCACACAGTACGTAGTACAATAGAACTGGCAAATAACAAGCctcaactgaaaatattttcaaactctaCCCTCTAAAACGCATCACTTTAGCAGGGTAATAATCATGGCAGTCACTCAGGATGGCCTTTGCTGAGTGAGTTACTTTTAAGTGTCATGGAGAGCATCTAGCAATTTCACAAGTGTAATTTTGTATCAACCTCCCTAATACCTTCTGTCACTTTAGCTTCTAAACACAGGTAAGTGGTAGAACCAGGACACCAGCTCCAGGGTCCATTTGTTTCTATGTACATGGAGTCACGAGCATGGATCCCAGCGCTCTCTCATGCACCCCATCTGCTTGAACAAGTGCTAGGAAGCCAACAACATTCTGACAACACAAGGCAGACAAATACCCGCTTCGCATCTTACTGAGCATCTAtcaggtgccaggcactgctccagCCCCTACAGGGCAGTGGTGAGAAATAAATTCACCCCTCCCCTCATGAGAGTGCAGAGAGGGGAGAAAACAAGTGTTTCTTTATTGGGCAGAAGGTGGCCAGTGATTGGGGAAAACATACCATGAAACCAGGCCAGGGGGACTGGGCGTGAGTAGGGGACGAGGCCGcagggctggggtgtgggggtgtggaCAGTCAGGAGGGGCCTGAGGATAAGCCGACACTGGGGCGGAGGGCACTTCAGGCAGAGGGAGGGCGAAGGTCTGTGGGAAGTGGGCCTGGAGCACCTGAGCGACAGCAAGGAGGCTGGGGGTCAGTGGACAAGAAAGGGGGTGCTAGGCGAGGGGGGCAGATTTGGTCAGGGGAAGGGGAGACGGGTCCAGGGAAGACCGACAGTGCGGCATCGTGAGGACATGGCTTCTCCCGCACGTAAGGGAGACCTGGGGAGAGCCTAGAGCTGCAACACGACATGACCTGACCTTTATTCCAGCCACTGCCTCCAGTTGCTGCAGGGACCCGGGTCTGGGAGGGCGAAACGAAGGCAGCAGGGAGACGGGGAGAGGGAGGCAGCGGGACTGCACGCCTGTCGTCTGGAGCCAGTACCACAACGCGTGCAATGCAGTGATTCTCacataaaaatagttttctttcacCACACATTCTTTTTTCAGCATACACAGAACTAGCAGCGAAGCAAAAACCATTTTAGTTCAGGATCTGTGGAAAGGCTTCCTTTTacgatcttaaaaaaaaaacaaaacactttcaaCCTTTCTcgcatcagtatttttttttcatcatctgGCAATCAGAATTACAGACACTTACCCAGCTTCCTCCACAGAGGAGCATGAGGACTAAAGCACTAAAGAATACAAGATAACGCGTATGTACTTTTCAAGTGCTTCCCCAAGTGTCAAGAGTCACACAAGGCCTCAGTGTCTGTTCAGATGGGCAGAAACATGAATGGGAATTAGCCCTTTCCCTCTGGGATCCTGCTCACAAGCCAAGGGCCACACAAAATAAGTCTGAAAGGCTGAAGTCATACACGTTTGATCATCTAAGAATGCTACTATCGCCCACACGTTCAGTTGGCATTTCCATCCTACTAAAACAGAGGAAGCAATGGCTGCAGGCAGAGCCTAAGAAAACCACTGGTCTGAGGAATGCAGAGGCTGAAAAGGGGATCTGATCCAGTGGTTCCTGAAGCTGGAGGAGCCACAGAATCATAGCAAAGAGAGATACTCGGCTTCACCCCAAAGCTCACCAATCTAAACTTCAGtgggagagagatggggaagaGGTGCCCGTGGTCACTCATGTAATTCTGACGAAAAGGCACTATCAGAAATCAATGGCTGAGACTTCCAGCAACAATTCAATCTTTTAAACCATCTTTGCCAGCTGGTCATGCAG from Cervus canadensis isolate Bull #8, Minnesota chromosome 26, ASM1932006v1, whole genome shotgun sequence harbors:
- the ZNF518B gene encoding zinc finger protein 518B — encoded protein: MKDIGQQLCSTQVGDGRNALTMSPKQPNAHRGTRPDRPDTQTLLYQGSEAEAAAMTVATCVKCKSVHEVPLQDLKKGTGQSQKEDKYVCFKCSLGAAAPHFHFVNNSRSATQVGNKPEAVSSSVNHKFKVRNFKPGKYYCDKCRFSTKDPLQYKKHTLQHEEIKFVCSHCGCISYTKGEFQRHLVKHTGVFPYRCEYCDYGAIRNDYIVKHRRRVHEKAGAKRLPKAAARLEPKRISASKQNPELSKASSPRTTFQNKLSDQLSRFSLHASKDRTHSITLLPESKEYQKDVVCIPHKGALSEPTELSLLGNRSVEVEVLSPSKEPVQPGMPLTVVAPAELVVPANCLAQLMDVKVVNGTQQLVLKLFPLEETNCLDASGGDGGSSERGSKERGASEQERMASAEPMQSLAIEGNIGKLGGISSLQSSVQKQLKNVKWVRSYDFFMPNSGRHSSGESLLNPGRVESLQRKGYPYPHRAALPSIAFKGHSPLSLVKNSVLRGLGTSSNSFPYKTALSFTEDRRNLPSDSQQLFPVSAPPAAISFSGETDSLPLCQNDVGSRNEISLPARTVAPPRKLQDSQTQEHKAVSNTGQASSQHRSEYLHINIMGEDRVRAQQSGDKPLELKNPDQTNDSFDGPVISSVFSLSSGSENVPEGVRWNSSTSKIKSIELLRRKIAQLIESCGKPSSLAANGAHRHPVGKASKVTSKATPECIQEINVSFSSAGCSTGMLPRPQDAGGVSGQLGHQQAYPKLVEGSSGKTESRVTKKPHVATPVLIPKGAVLRVLNSSEDSHIIEATCEAPVNIPCSETQLIKPIPLCPMKRTDPDVQFLTSESGPIDMSPNHDLSFRPKSRKESAHCSTVPKKPGPLHGPQGSSEMSKQAKLFPRSLPISKGKPRQISSSKKKSKIQTDPSRCFRDPSIFQVARQLRLIAAKPDQLIKCPRRNQPVIVLNHPDVDSPEVSNVMKVINKYKGNVLKVVLSERTRCQLGMRRHHVRLTYQNAEEANQIKRQMMLKMKLKKVHKNNYQVVDSLPDDSSQCIFKCWFCGRLYEDQEEWMSHGQRHLIEATRDWDVLSSKGK